The sequence CATACAGAAATGAAGGGTACAAGGAACAATAGCATGGTAGATAAATTGCATTACCTTCACTTCTGCATCTGTATATGGTGTCGCTCGTGATCTACAACGGAAGAAATATGTTTTATCAGAAAAACAGTTGCATGAGATTTGGAATTTGGGATGCAGTACATAGATTTTCGAAGTTCAGTAAAAGGAAGTGGAATCACAGAAAACAGGGATGGCATTTTGTCCAATAAAACAATATTTGATACCAGTTTACAGTTTCTTCTTTTAAAACAAGAGAGTAAAATGACACGatagaaatagaaaatgaaaTTCCAAAAAGAAGTATGGAAAATCATTGTGCGGCAAGAAAGTGGTTGTCAATACAAGGGAGTTTGTTATGCAACAGGAAAATATTTATTTGAGAAATAAAGCACAAATCAGATGAATTGACTTATATCATAATTCATAAATATGGAATTAAAGGCCAAGGACTGAACATGAGTCCAAGACAGTCTATCATGTCACAACTAGATCAAAAGATAAGCAGAAATTCACAGCACGAGGTTTGAATAAAGACCTGTCAAGACCTAGAACTGCATAGTGATGCGACATAGGATAAACCCTAGGTCCTGCCGGTGTGTACGTCCGCCTATTTTTATGTTCTGAGTGAGAAGTATCGGTCTGCCAATACCAATCATCCCGAGGGATGTAATTGTAGCCACGAGGAGGGCCATTCTCCCTCCAGCTTTCATAACCTCGTCCAAATTTATTCCTCTCTCTGTTGAAGACACTCTGCATATGCCTTATTCTTTGCTGGAAATTTTTAAGCAGACAAAAGATCAGCATACTCACGGACTAAAAGTGATATTGCAATGCAAGTACACTTAAGATATATGTGGTAGTGATACATGTAATCTCAAACTCCCATCTGTGCGTTGAAGATAAATGTACCATAGTCCATACTTGTGTTGATTGTTGCATACAGAAAAAATATGAATATATGTAAACTCACAACTCTCTCTTGTTCCTCTTCATATTCCTGCTGCATTCGCTGATAATATCTTTTCTTAGCTTCCTCACTGAAGCTTCCACGACTTGAGTTATTACTTGTATACCTCCAAGTCCAAGATGATGTTGACTGCACTTTATTCAACTTTCAAAGAAAAGGAACATATAAGTCTACTTCAAAGAGTTAAACTAACCAAGTATAAGCAAGCATAGGACAGATATATATGGTCATAAATCAAACAGGAAAGTATAGTGACTAGGAGAGAGCTGTTTAAAACATCATCAACCAATGGGACTCTTGATCTTCTTCAGGAGTGTGTGGTCACCACGGAGGTCTGGTTTAGATTGCTGTCCTATCGGCCTTCAGGgtttgcttgaattaagtgcaccATCAGTGGCGGAGTGGTGGATACAGGCTTGTGCTCTGCTGCCAAGTGACCTGTGCAAGGACTTCGACTCACTCATCCTACTGGTGTCCTGGACCATGTGGAAAGAGAGGAACAGCAAGGTGTTTGGTTCACAGACAGTTGCCAGCACCCATATGTGACGAGGTAGTGCACCAGAGGGGTTCACTGACTTGGCAACACTTCTGAGATTGATGAGCACCTAGGGTCTAAGGGACGTCGTGTAAAGTTTGCAAAATGTAGTCTGGCGAACGTACAGGGCCTTGCCACGGGCAAGCAAAGTATTAGGCATACCCTACTCGTGTTATTCCAATATACTTGACCACTTTGTAATGGTCGCTGTTTTTCCTCTTAATGAAACACGTGCAAACGGACACGTTCTTGAAAAAATGGGACTCTTGGCATATGTTAGAGCGTTTCCCAGAGCAAACCCTTCGACTAAATGGTGGAATTGACAGGGGAACCCTACTGGCCTATTGCGGTACAATATTGGGCATAGAAAGGGTGATACAGAGGGAAAAACTAGACATTATCCTGGTAGATCATACTTACCTAGCAACCCTTCTCTA is a genomic window of Zea mays cultivar B73 chromosome 5, Zm-B73-REFERENCE-NAM-5.0, whole genome shotgun sequence containing:
- the LOC100283856 gene encoding uncharacterized LOC100283856, with the translated sequence MAPHPQEDKSDRHSSGAGASREQERRPSKAWGILIFGLIGVTTASFAITQVRKSMDWFYTQLNKVQSTSSWTWRYTSNNSSRGSFSEEAKKRYYQRMQQEYEEEQERVQRIRHMQSVFNRERNKFGRGYESWRENGPPRGYNYIPRDDWYWQTDTSHSEHKNRRTYTPAGPRVYPMSHHYAVLGLDRSRATPYTDAEVKTAFRTKAMEVHPDQNQNDRDAAEEKFKEVVKSYEAIKSERKNGVS
- the LOC100283856 gene encoding uncharacterized isoform X1, which encodes MAPHPQEDKSDRHSSGAGASREQERRPSKAWGILIFGLIGVTTASFAITQVRKSMDWFYTQSTSSWTWRYTSNNSSRGSFSEEAKKRYYQRMQQEYEEEQERVQRIRHMQSVFNRERNKFGRGYESWRENGPPRGYNYIPRDDWYWQTDTSHSEHKNRRTYTPAGPRVYPMSHHYAVLGLDRSRATPYTDAEVKTAFRTKAMEVHPDQNQNDRDAAEEKFKEVVKSYEAIKSERKNGVS